In Augochlora pura isolate Apur16 chromosome 3, APUR_v2.2.1, whole genome shotgun sequence, the sequence GGGCGCGCTTGTTTTCGCTCCGGTCTTGGATCATCGTTGACTGACCTGCTATGTCCCATAGCTGCAACCTGATAATCGTGTGAGGGTCCCAGTTCAAGACTTTCAACGCGAAGTCGACACCGATTGTCGCGCGATAGTGCTGCGAGAAGAACTGGTGGACGTATCTCTTGATGATGGACGTCTTTCCGGCGCCGAGCTCGCCGATCACCAAGATCTTGTACAGGTGCTCGCGTTTCTCGCCTATTCCGGCATTCGGCGCATTGTTCTGCGACGACTGCAAAAGAGAAGAACATCGTTAGTCGTTCGTTCATTCTTTCGTCGGTAACAGAGCATCCATCGAGCACCGCGGTCGAATCAATGATTCATTTCAATGTTCCCTGAAATAGCATCAAACAGCTCTCGAAATCCGTGGCTAACTATTTCTCCGTTTATTCCTGGCTCGCGTTATCGCTTATTGCACGGAATAAACGACTCGTAAATGTATTTACCGCTCGATTTATCTAATTAGCGCGCTCTAGGTTTCTGAATGTGTGCCACAATTATCGGCCAGCGATTCCGCGTTTCGTCGTTCTCCTACGGGTCTGCTCTCTTCCATTATCTTATCGCGTCCCGAACAAGAACAACGACGATTACCGTTGACGAAAGTCGCGGGAAACGGATCGATCACGGAAAATTGTGAACTCTCGCGCCATCGAGGTTGCGATCGCAATTTTTCCACTGCTCGAATCTCGTCTCACCGAGATACCCCCGCTGTTTCCGCGCGAAACAATCGAATCTGTTCGATCGACAAATGGAGATTTATAAATCGCACGTTCCGCGACTTCGCCGCTGGTTTTCGTCGGAAAGTTTGCCGAAAGTTTTCGTCGGAACTGTCTCGGGACTTGCGATATTCGAAACGACCGCGCGCACTTCGTGAATTGAAAACAATAGCACCGCCTGGCGAAAGCGGCGTCGGATCTCCGGTGAAagtttcgcgagaaaaatgacTGGCCAACGAACCCTGCACCGCGTCCACTTTTTCGGGTAAACCTTCAGCTTGTCCAAGTTTAGCTCGAAGTTTCGCCAGAAGTTGCCCTCGGTCTCCATGGTTCGCGACGGTATGCGGGAGGGATCGTTGGTCGATACTTAGCTGCTGGATCCGAACCGAATGACGCGCACCACAGAAATGACTCAGTCCGAAGGATCGACCGGGAGAATCGCGAGCAAACAACTCGTTCGCCGGCTTTAGGGCACCGTACGCATGATTTGCCGCCGACGAATCGAAACAATCGGCCCGAGTGACGCGCCACGAATGGGGAAACTGACGCACGATTCGATACGTTTGTTTTTATCGTAAGTGCAGCGGATTTGTGCGTTCTAGAGCCATTGTTTGCCTAGAACTATTGCAAGCAGTCTCATGACCGCTTGTCTAGTCCAGATAACTTACCCCATCCCAGCTTGAATATTTCCTGAACTGCCCTAAGACAATAGTCTCCGTGAAGACGAGACCTTCGTCAAACTAACTATGGCCAATTCAATTGTCATTTTCGTTTTGTACACTTTCAGTATTTTTATGTAACGgtttataactattatttttgGTATCCGTAACCCGTACagatgtaaataaataaatgaatgaataaaagtCTCCGCTTTTGACTGATCTTCAGTCTACTATGATCGATCATTTCGAAACGATACGATTCGCTCGATACGCGTGCACTTTGCTGTTCTCAGTTACGACTGAAATATTAGCTTGTCCTAGAAGTTCCTTTACATATTGCAAATTGCGgtcataaattacaaaatattttactatcttGTTGGAAACAGTTTTCCCCGTAGCGAGTACTGGTCGATAACGAAGCAAACTGTTTGGACACCCCAACAacttttatgataataataataatggtttATTGATGCGAAGAAATGGATGGTTACGTAGTGTACGGTAACAAATCGGATATAGagagatatttaaagaataaataaatataaaataaataaataaatgataaaaaagtaGTACAAGGATATAATGATATATGATACGTCACGATGATTTTCGTGCTATAGTAATAGCAGAGcattaaaataatgcaatgGTTTCATAGAAAAAATCAAGAGTAtcgctgaaacaaaatttgataagAAACAATCGCAGCTGGCGAGAACGAAATGTTGAACCGCGGAGCATAATTCCCCGTTTCTCGAACCAGGGTCTCTAAAATGTAGGTTCGCGTGACAAAGAGTGTTCTATTGTTTTATCGAGCCGTCTTCCCTCGGCGAAGATTCGCCGTCCCCCAGGTTCTATAACGATCCGAGCGCGTTGCACTTAGCTCGCTTCTTGGGTCCCCTAACAATAAATGTCTCGAGCCCGGGGAGCGTTGCTCGCGCCGCGTTTTCCTCTCGAGACGTCGGCCAATTAAGCTTCTCGCGGACAAGGGAGAAGATAGAGCACGCGAGTAGTGCAAAACAGTAACACGAAACTCGCGCCGCCGGATCGTCGCGAAAAAGAGATCGAGGCGCTAGAgacagaggaaaagagagagagggagagagaacgagaggaaaagaaagagagggagagagagagaaaaagagaacgaggaagaaagagaaacgtgTCGGAGGACCGCAAAGCCGGGACCGCAGAGACGCGTCCATCGATTCTGCGTCATGGAATTACAACCGTCCCGCGACGGTTTTGAAATTCTGCCCGCGAACGCGGCTGGGCGAACTGCCGCGCGGCGCCCGCCGGTCCGCCGGTTGCGCAACGTGGCTCGCGATCGAGTAGCAAGTGGACACGGAGAAAAATCGGCGACCCGGTGTCGTGTTCTCACCAGTGCTACGTTTCGTTTCTGCGACGATGCGTCGGAGGTCGATTCCGCGACCGAACGAAACGGCTGACCACGTTCTCAAATCGATTTCCATCGTTCACGCCTCGAAAGCAAAGCCTCGCCGGTAATTCGCGTTCGATCTTTATCTCGCGCGTTGTCGAGGTAAACGATGCGTTACCGAGGCGCGTTACGCAACCCCGCGCACACCGAAATAATGTCTTTCACAGTGAATTTCACATGCACGCGTTACTCAGCTGTCGCGATAAGCTCCGCCGTGAACTTGGCTGGAGTCTCGTGACCAGGTCGAAATAGATCTCCGCGGGACGCGGGGGGCCTACGCATAACAGATCTAACAGAAAATCTGTGTTTTATCTAGGTCGTGTGTCTTTAATGAGATTCCGAAGCCACCCTGGGACTTCGACTGCGACCAAGTACCAGGCCGATTGACGTGTCAAACGGGAAGCAAAGAAACTAGCGGAACGCTACGCGAACGGATCGCcgaaatcaatattaaaagcGGAAATAGAACAGCGATCCTAGAGAAGATCCAGTTGCTGCAGGAACACCTTCACCCTCGAGAAAATCGGAAGGAAATGTAATACAGAGTGATCTCAACGGCTGAGGCGAGCTCTAGCTCTGTTCCAGATGAACGTAGACAAAATATATAGAGGAAAATTGTACACTATTTAACTAGCTGTATTGTCCTATAGTACGATTTTCTTCGCaactgtattaattttttaaatagaactaCATATCATATTGcaaaggaaaataattgaaaaatagaaaattttctgaaattttcacTGTAATACTGTTTTACCCAGGACGTTCTAGAGAATCGATCTACTTGCAAGAATATGcagttctatttaaaaatagaatacaattaCACTTTGCAAGTGCGCCGACGCATTTGCGGGGAAGATAACGCTATAAGACAATAGAGCTTCTTAAATAGTGACAAATTATACTGTACAAcactttttctaaatttatctTCACAAGAGCTATAATTCGAGCCAATTACTGGAAACCACCCAATACAGCATTCCAGAACCGAGTAAAAGGTTTTGCGTCAGGATTAGGATAAATCGCTAAAAGAACTACAAGAAGTGGGGTGCAGTAAGAAGCACTAAGGCGAGAGTCATCGACGGCGCTCACCGTGCTGTCCTGGCTGTTCACTTTGCTCGTTTCCGCGTTGTCCGCCATGGGTCCCATGGCTGCCGGATGCATCTGGTGCACCGGGTACACGTCGTTCTGACGATCGTAGCTCTCGGTGTAGTCCTCCTCGATGCCGGCCAGATAGCCGACCCCGGTCTCCTCGTCGAACGTGCCCTCGAACGTCGAGAACGTGTCGAACTTCTTCACGCTGATGTGTCTTGCCCTCTTCTTGGTGGTGGTGGTCTCCTCGCGGCGCAATTCCTGCTTCCGGTTCTCCTCGTCGTTCAGATCGACGGCGATCACCGTGTCGCCGGACTCGGAGTCGCGGTTGCTCTCGTAGAACCTTCGCTGGAAAATGGCGCGCTTCTCCTCGAGCAACGACAGCTTGCGGCGGACCTCGTGCGGCGACGACTTCACGTGGATCCCGGACTCCGATTCCGCTTTCGCGTTCAACCAATACTTCCTCTCCCCCGGTTTACCGGGCTTCTGCTCCGGCCATTTCGAGATCGCGTACGGCAGCGTCGAGCTGCAGTGCCCGTACTCCTTGTCGGTCTTCTCGAGGTCCAGATTATCTAAGCGAAACACGGCCGGCGTTCATCGGGGGAATCCGAAGAATAGCGGTGGGTTAGTCTAGCCGGTGCCAACACGGATGAGAATGGTTAAAACGAAGTACGATGATCTTGGTTACCGAAACGGTCAATTGCGCGGAGGTCTGGGATGCGGTTCTATCGCCGCAAAGGTATCGTACGTTTCAGCGGAAAATACGAGACCGGATTAGGCGAACGATGATCTAACGAATCCTAGAAGCGTCCTAACGAACGAAATCTCGGCATATCACAAATCTACTGCGGATTGAATGCTCGGATGTTCGATAATGGTGCGGGATCGGAGAAGCAATGTTCTCCTAATCAGGGAGATCGGAAAAGTAATGTTCCATCCCCgacgaagaatattttaaagtgcAATAACTTAGTCAAAACTCCATTAAACGACTGGAATTTTTGTTAACCTTCTTTGTACCGTCCAAAAGAatcggaaaataattataacaattttgtcaaatcaaataattaaaaaatccaaaatCGTCGTTCGATGAAACAAGtgaaacaacaaaattaaacaaattttagtcATTGTACAGTAAACCAATTCTCATAACACCTCCACAAAATTCAAGTAGTTTAGTTcagtatttaaaaagttatcgcgttttaaaatACGTTTTGCCAGGGGTTTCGAATCGTCAGAATTCGGAGAAGCCgcaacgaaaagaaaaaagagaaaaaagaaatgcgACCGAGGTTACACGAGGGATGCGTTGAGAACGTATGCGAAGAGCCTAGCTACAGTCAATTCGAGCCAGAAGCGGATGATCGAGGGAGCGTGGCGAGGGACTAAGTGGCCAAAGGGTTTTCGATCATGAAGTAGAGAGGCGAAGAAGAGAGGTTCGCAGAGGAAGCTGGAGGCTGAGAGACCGGGTGTCACCCGGTTGGCTCACCGTGCTGCACAGTCTTCGAAACGGTCCTGATGGTCAGCGACGGCGACTTGCGTTGCACTACGGTGACGGTGGTCACCGGTTTCTCCGCGAGCTTCTCCGGTTTCCTGGCGTCCCCCTTCTccacggcgacggcggcgtcgtCACGTGATCCTGCCGACTCGTTGTCCCGCTGGTGACCAAGCCTCTCGGTCCCGTGCCCCTTCCGCGCGCCGATCCTCGACGGGCTGTCCGAGAGGCTAGGCGATTCCTGCGACGATTGGCTCTGGGACCGGCTGCTGTCACCACCCTCGGGCGTGTGCCGCGGCTCCTGCTCCGCGGACGACAGACGGAACTTGTTCAGGCTCAGCTTGCGCACCAGCAAGTgcgacttcttcttcttcttcttcaagGTCGAGGCCGTGCCGACATCCTTCTGCTCGTCCTCCTCCGCATCCGGGCTCCTCTTGCGACCCGTCTCTGTGTCGGCAGACGATCTCTCGTCAGACGGCCAAGAATTCACGGATAGGTTTGGGTGGTAGCTCGGGGTAACTGGGACCGCCTGCTTCGACTCGCTGGCTATCCTAGTTTCAGCAGACGAAGCTAGTATGTACGCTAGCGAGTAGACATTTAGACATAGTTCGGCAAAGAGTAATCTGAttggttataatatttatttgatcgacGGGAGGAAAGATCCTAtgtgacaataattaaaaaataggtCACACAGATAGTAcataaagagagaaatgaagagaAGTGGTCAAGAGAAAGAATGGAAGATAAAATAAGTAATCGagataattgaataaagtgaaaaatgggggaattaatagaaaataacacAGTATAAGTTATTTATCCCACTTATGAAAAAAATGGATGATTAAAGATTATAACCTGCTAGATATTACagctaatttataataacttgtaATAAGTAACGTGTTATAATCGTTGATCATTAATCAGATTACTGTTTGCTCAACTATGCGTTGAAACGTCTCTCGGACAGCGACCAACGAGTCGAACTCCCTCGCAACTGCCACGCTCGAAGAAAAACGTCGCGAGTCGCTTGATATAGCGTGACCGCAGTTTAAGGAAGGGCTCGATGGAGTTTCAGAGGAGCCGGGCAGCCGGGGGACTTTGAAGAAGACCAAGGCTCGATTTAATTGGCTAGGTGGAGAGCGGTCGACTGTCGCGAATCGAATCGCAATTAACGAGCACCCGTAACCGTTTAGATAGCCGGGACCTATTAAGACGACCTCGAGTGTCAAAGAATCTCTTGACGGATTCTGGGTCGCGGGGGGATCGATCGGTCACGGGTCAAGTGTCGCGGCATTCAAAACAACGGAACAATGAGATCCGGATTCAAACTGCGAAACACCGAGGGTCCACATGAACGTATTCGTGGCGGAGGACGCACCGGTGCGTCGTAACTAGCGTGGACAACCACTGGTTGCCTTCGCGAAGAGACTCAAAGAAAAACGGACAGAACACAGAAATCACAAGTCTGAGGCTTTCACGAGCTGGCATCTTCCGGTTCTCGCTGTCGAAGCTTTCGGGGTTGAATCGTgtactttcaaaattatctCAGGGTTAACCAATTGCTGTGCTTTTGTATCGTTCATGGGCGTAATGAACTTTATATTTGTCGAGTAAGAcatattcaatttctttattcttttattgcgtctatttatgaataaaaataatttaacgtgtcttattcgataaacgcAAAGCTAATTAAGCCCGAAAATGAATTGAAGAAACTTGAAGGAAATTGATCGTCGCACAGTAACCGGCTTCACTACCCTCATTTCGACGGAACACGATTTATGACCGACGGGTttgaaagaaaacaaattctcCGAGTTGAACGGGGAAACGATAGCGCGAATTTAAGTGATCACTGTACGCGGTCGCGAGGTATGAACCTTTCTCTTCAGCATCCGGGTCCGTCGGTGTGGCGGCGTCCTCGCCGGACTTGCTCTTCTTCTTGATCTTGAACAGGCCGCCTTCCTTCCGGAAGCTGCTCTTCAGGGCGCCGAATCTGCTTCTCTTCTTGTCCTCGGGCGGGTTCGCTGTGCCGCTGGTCAAAGTGTCCAGACTGGAGCTGCTGTCGCCGACGGTCACGTACTCGCCGGAAGTGGTGGCACCGTGCCTGTTCCGCTCCTCCTCGGACGAGGACCGGCCGATCACCGTATCCGGCGAGCTGCCACCCTCGTTTGCGCTCTCCTTCCGATCCATCCTCGCGAGGCCTCGCGCGACGACACCACCACCTAGGCCAGCCCCCGGGGGGTTGAAAGGAGAGGACACACGCTTCTattctttcttccttctcGTCTCTCGTCTTCTCTTCGTTCCCCTTCTTCCTGCACCGCGCCTCGCTCTCCTATTGCCCGTTTTGTCCGCCGGGGTCGGGAAGCAAGCGCACGGGACACGTACAAAGCGTTTTGCGTCTCTCTCTGGCCGCAGCGGAGAACCAGCGCGCGGGTCCGCACAGTCCACGGCGTGGCTTCTTCCAGCGCCAGCGGAAACCTTAGAAGAACTCGCTTTCTAGGTCCGATCGGCCACCGACGGATAATCCGACACGTTTCCCCCTCCGTTTCCTACGTCGACTTTTTCCAGCTGTCGATCCCTTTCCTACGATCGGTGCCCGCGAGCCCCGTCCTCGCGCCCCCCCGTCATCGCGGTTTCGCGGGACGcgctccgccgcgccgcgccgcgaccaGCCGCGGACGATGCCTTTTTGAAATGGAGACGCCTGGGATACTCTCCAGGGACACCCGTCACGCAGGATACACCGCTGTTCGGGTGACAACGCGGGAGGAGGACGACCTCGGTTCGACAACCACCCGTCGCAGACACTTCGAGGAGTTTCGGGTTCGTTGCGCGTCGATCGAACCGAAACGATACTAAACTCGTTCACTTGTACCCAACCCCGTCCGGGTCATGCCATGGCATTTTCACGATCCGATCGATAATCTGCTTTTGGCTGGTCGCGGCCCTTCGGCCGAAAATAATCGGGAATGGGATCGAATCCTCTTTTCACTCTATCGCGTGCGTTTCTCGGATGTTCGAAGGTTCAGCGGAACAGGGACTCGGAATTAGGAGATCAGTCGATCGACCCGATACGATTGGCTTCATGATCAGCTTCGTGATTACCTTCACGATTATGTTCTCTGTCACAATTTCTTCAAGAAGAACGTTACCCTAAATTTAACGGTATACGATATAATAGACTGCTAAAAAATGTATCGTCTATAGCGGAGATGATGCTTTGTGGCGAGactatacatttaatttattattttatttttccttttaaacaatttcctttctatttcaaaaaatattttattattacctttATTTGTCGTAGATgcactaaataaaacaattgaaatataaacaacATATTTGATGATTCACtgtgatatatattaaaacaatcaaGCCTAGGTATAAAAACGACATGAACATCTTTATCAAGGggatatatcttttttaatttattcttccttttaaacaattttctttctattttaaaaaatttgtattatttcttttatttgtcgtATATgcactaaataaaacaattgtaatataaacaatgtatTTGATGATTCACtgtgatatatattaaaacaaccAAGCCTAGATATAAAAACGATATGGCCATCTTTATCACGGGGATGTGTAAAACaggtgaaaaatatatgaaacgtTGCGAGGCCAAAACATTACCAGGTCAATtccaaaaataagaaatgatttaCACAATATTAGGTAACCACAATACTACCTATATTCTTCGAAGTAATATTTGAATGATTCAAAAACCAGTTATTACTTGTTTCAATACTGTTCCGACGCTTTTGCTAACAGTGAATACATACAATCGATGAATCGTTGGACCGGGTGTCACAGTGAATTCGACTTTCGGGGAACACTCGGCTCGGATCGCGAAACGATTCCGCGGGAATCTCGCGGGATCGCCGGGTTCGATCTGGGTCAGCAGCACTGTCATCGATCAGCGCCTCGATCGACGGAAAGCAATCGACGTTTCGCTGAACGGGAGAGatgcgagagaaaaaaagacgCGGGATAAAAACAGGAGGAGGAAACGAAGCGACGCGAGCTCGCGAGAAAACAACGAAACGCGGGAGAGACTGGAGGCACTGCCGCCAGGTCGAACGGTGTGTCGAGTCGCACTAAATGCATAGGTAAAAATCGGCGAATCGAGGGGACAGGCGACGACGGGGAGGAGCATATGTTACCGGTGCCCCTCCACGAAGCCCGAGCTTTCCGCGCTTCTTGGTCCTTTGCTGGCCGTCATGGTCGGCGAGCGCGATGCTGTAACGCTCTAcctaatagttattaataacaactggtattaatcaatattaactatttaataactaatagtcaccgttaaatatttatccttgtgtaaaataagaattgacCTTGTTCTACATAGCCACACTTACTTCATttcttaatcaatttaatttaaagttactaattatgcaattatatttgCAAGTTTTTGAAACGTTCAAAATTTAAGTAGCAATTTTATGCACCAGTAAACTGTGAATCTTGtacattaaaatgtattacatacattagaataatttttgagatGATTTGCCAAGATTCGCTAAAATTTCTATCAATCGCTTGCGTAAAAGAATGTTTCAAAGTACCAGCAATATTTTCCTCGAGAAACTGAATTCTTTatcgaagataaaaattatatatataatttttattattgccgctattatcattaatattttttttaattaagttagTAAGTTAGTAAGTAAAAGaagtttttcgtaattttaattaaattgcgaaaTCCACGAGCAGTATTTCGCAGCAACCGAGCGCGAGATTGCGGGAGAAAAAATTCCGCGCTAATCTCCGGCTCAACTTTGGACTTTATCAATGTGTCAACCCCGTTCGatgctaattaattaactgaaTTACGATGCGGCGGCACGCAACCGACTACGGAGGCGCAAAGTGTCGACCAGCGACGCGTAATTAGCGCGTGAAACGAGACTGCCAGCATGTTGCGGAAGACGCCTCTCGAACGAGAGCGTCGTTCCTAAATGAGATCAACGAACGGGCAAGATAAACATTCGGCTTCGTATGGAAACAACTCGCTCGGAAAACGCTGAATAGTGTTtcatagtattattttaataattaagcaAGAAAATACCTTACAACGATCGAGCAATTAATTGGTATTTgcagtaatataattaaaaattttgtttcggtTTAACGGACTATCCCGTGGAACGATTGATAACATTAACAtactattgtaattattgtaaacatTAACTTAATTAATTCACATTAGTAGCAGTCAATATCACAGTAAGAAAACTCTCAACGTGCTTTATCCTAcgtgacaaattattttattaaataatcgaaaccATTTGTTCGAATAGTGATAGATATttccagaaaataaataactcaataatttatttggtcTTAGAAATGAATCCGTTCAGAATTCACGATTTCAATTGTTCTCCTCGTTACATTCGCCTGAACCCTGACCGATGCGGGGAAAAAGTGAAAAACAGACACACAATAGGATCGTGGAATTCGTGTTGCACCATGCAAACAACCTTTCCGCATGACAAGGCAGTCTTCTCGACGATTCCATTATTAATTCACACAATAATTAGCTAACgcgaaagataaaaaaaaaacaacaaatcGATGGTAAAACGCGTGTTACACCGTTCGAAGATCTTAAAGCGGGATAATGTCACGATTGTCAcccgtttaaaaaattaatcaggTTACATCGCCATTGGGTTGGCACATTAAACGAAGATAATTATCCAACGATTAAGATTGACATGACGAAACAACGGCGAGAGGAGCTAAACTGCGTTGCTCCGTGCGAGATAACGATCGAGCCGGCAAAGAGGTCGCGCGAATTTACTGGGACCGCGGAGGTGCGCAGCGCAAACCAGTATCTTACATAAACCACCCCGCACGATCTACGCACGATCGTGGAGGATCGCGAAGGTCGAGAACCGCGGATTTAATTGGCAGGATTCCGCGTGCGGCGATCCAAGATCGATAGAGGCGACCGTGCACCTTGACGAATGCTGGAAAACAGGCCGGCTTCGAGGAATCGCGAACCCTTGTTTGCAAATCTCTATGCAAATCGTCTGACAAACTGCGCGACGAATGACAATCGACTCGCCGAACGCAGTTTTCCATAATAATCCTTCTAACTCTTGTAATGTCTAATGTTGTTGGCTACACatggaaaaataatgttttcttaatatttcgaatatataaaagtttcaTTTCGTCATTTATgtctaatatttcaaatatcaatttttacagaatttttataattcacttCTGAAACTTCACTTAACAACACCAATCAGTTTTAACATtcatatagataatattaatagttacaGCGAGACCAACTCTCCTATAGATGGGTTCATTGAAACCGAAACCAGCTAATGTTccacttatattttaattagatcAAATTATCGGCTATTTATATCAGAAGCAATAGGATCAACGT encodes:
- the Rab32 gene encoding RAS oncogene family member Rab32 isoform X1, producing the protein MDRKESANEGGSSPDTVIGRSSSEEERNRHGATTSGEYVTVGDSSSSLDTLTSGTANPPEDKKRSRFGALKSSFRKEGGLFKIKKKSKSGEDAATPTDPDAEEKETGRKRSPDAEEDEQKDVGTASTLKKKKKKSHLLVRKLSLNKFRLSSAEQEPRHTPEGGDSSRSQSQSSQESPSLSDSPSRIGARKGHGTERLGHQRDNESAGSRDDAAVAVEKGDARKPEKLAEKPVTTVTVVQRKSPSLTIRTVSKTVQHDNLDLEKTDKEYGHCSSTLPYAISKWPEQKPGKPGERKYWLNAKAESESGIHVKSSPHEVRRKLSLLEEKRAIFQRRFYESNRDSESGDTVIAVDLNDEENRKQELRREETTTTKKRARHISVKKFDTFSTFEGTFDEETGVGYLAGIEEDYTESYDRQNDVYPVHQMHPAAMGPMADNAETSKVNSQDSTSSQNNAPNAGIGEKREHLYKILVIGELGAGKTSIIKRYVHQFFSQHYRATIGVDFALKVLNWDPHTIIRLQLWDIAGQERFGNMTRVYYKEAVGAFIVFDVTRSATLDAVVKWKQDLDSKVQLPDGSAIPCVLLANKCDQQREGLVNSPQKMEEYCKEKNFAGWFETSAKENINIEEAARFLVSKILQNDQLMKGNGSQFQTDGERFALNQSPTSTKKSCSC
- the Rab32 gene encoding RAS oncogene family member Rab32 isoform X2, encoding MDRKESANEGGSSPDTVIGRSSSEEERNRHGATTSGEYVTVGDSSSSLDTLTSGTANPPEDKKRSRFGALKSSFRKEGGLFKIKKKSKSGEDAATPTDPDAEEKDNLDLEKTDKEYGHCSSTLPYAISKWPEQKPGKPGERKYWLNAKAESESGIHVKSSPHEVRRKLSLLEEKRAIFQRRFYESNRDSESGDTVIAVDLNDEENRKQELRREETTTTKKRARHISVKKFDTFSTFEGTFDEETGVGYLAGIEEDYTESYDRQNDVYPVHQMHPAAMGPMADNAETSKVNSQDSTSSQNNAPNAGIGEKREHLYKILVIGELGAGKTSIIKRYVHQFFSQHYRATIGVDFALKVLNWDPHTIIRLQLWDIAGQERFGNMTRVYYKEAVGAFIVFDVTRSATLDAVVKWKQDLDSKVQLPDGSAIPCVLLANKCDQQREGLVNSPQKMEEYCKEKNFAGWFETSAKENINIEEAARFLVSKILQNDQLMKGNGSQFQTDGERFALNQSPTSTKKSCSC